A single Primulina eburnea isolate SZY01 chromosome 11, ASM2296580v1, whole genome shotgun sequence DNA region contains:
- the LOC140805954 gene encoding rac-like GTP-binding protein RHO1, with product MSASRFIKCVTVGDGAVGKTCLLISYTSNTFPTDYVPTVFDNFSANVVVNGSTVNLGLWDTAGQEDYNRLRPLSYRGADVFILAFSLISKASYENVSKKWIPELKHYAPGVPIVLVGTKLDLRDDKQFFVDHPGAVPITTVQGEELRKMIGSPAYIECSSKTQQNVKAVFDAAIKVVLQPPKQKKKKSKAQKACSIL from the exons ATGAGTGCCTCGAGATTCATCAAGTGTGTGACGGTGGGCGATGGTGCCGTTGGCAAGACCTGTCTCTTGATTTCCTACACCAGTAATACCTTCCCCACG GATTATGTGCCTACGGTATTCGACAATTTCAGTGCAAATGTGGTCGTCAATGGAAGCACCGTTAACCTAGGCCTCTGGGATACTGCAG GACAGGAAGACTATAACAGATTAAGACCTTTGAGTTACCGTGGCGCTGATGTTTTCATTTTAGCATTTTCTCTCATTAGCAAGGCCAGCTATGAAAATGTTTCCAAGAAG TGGATTCCCGAATTGAAACATTATGCGCCTGGTGTCCCTATCGTTCTCGTGGGTACAAAACTAG ATCTTCGAGATGACAAGCAGTTCTTCGTTGATCATCCAGGCGCTGTACCCATCACTACAGTACAG GGGGAGGAGCTGAGAAAAATGATTGGTTCTCCAGCTTACATCGAATGTAGTTCAAAAACACAACAG AATGTCAAAGCAGTTTTCGATGCTGCTATCAAAGTCGTGCTCCAGCCACCCaagcaaaagaaaaagaagagtAAGGCTCAAAAGGCCTGTTCTATATTGTGA
- the LOC140805952 gene encoding 3-dehydroquinate synthase, chloroplastic-like produces MAASSSFCSQHTLPLPTPSHSHNKLTSRYSLVRLHASSSFSYSSSCLSSEYNSYYSGLRAGKIGLKASATPAAPVMDQTSSSSPGVSTIVEVDLGDRSYPIYIGSGLLDQPQLLQRHVHGKRVLVVTNTTIAPLYLDKTIWALTDRNPNVIIESVILPDGEQYKNMDTLMKVFDKAIESRMDRRCTFVALGGGVIGDMCGYAAASYLRGVNFIQIPTTVMAQVDSSVGGKTGINHRLGKNMIGAFYQPQCVLVDTDTLNTLPDRELASGLAEVIKYGLIRDAKFFEWQENNMQALMARDPRAFTYAIKRSCENKAEVVSLDEKESGLRATLNLGHTFGHAIETGVGYGQWLHGEAVAAGTVMAVDMSCRLGWIDDSLVKRVYDIFQRAKLPTAPPESMTVDMFKSVMAVDKKVADGLLRLILLKGPLGGCVFTGEYDRQALDDTLRAFCKS; encoded by the exons ATGGCGGCTTCTTCCTCCTTCTGCTCCCAACACACGCTTCCTCTGCCAACCCCTTCTCACAGCCACAACAAACTCACCTCGCGTTATTCGCTTGTCCGGTTGCATGCCTCCAGTTCTTTCAGTTATTCCTCGTCTTGTCTATCTTCAGAATATAATAGTTATTACAGTGGTCTTCGTGCGGGGAAGATTGGATTGAAGGCCTCGGCGACTCCCGCTGCTCCTGTCATGGATCAAACCTCGTCTTCCTCTCCTGGTGTTTCTACAATCGTTGAGGTAGATTTGGGCGATCGGAGCTACCCGATTTACATCGGCTCCGGCCTTCTCGATCAGCCACAGTTACTCCAAAG GCATGTTCATGGAAAGCGAGTCCTGGTGGTCACCAATACCACTATCGCTCCATTGTATCTTGATAAAACAATTTGGGCTTTAACAGACCGAAATCCTAATGTCATAATTGAGAGCGTGATTTTACCAGATGGAGAGCAATATAAGAACATG GACACTCTCATGAAAGTTTTTGATAAAGCAATTGAATCACGAATGGACCGACGCTGTACATTTGTGGCTCTTGGAGGTGGAGTCATTGGTGACATGTGTGGATATGCTGCGGCTTCTTACCTGCGTGGAGTAAATTTCATTCAGATCCCTACCACTGTCATGGCACAG GTAGATTCTTCGGTTGGGGGTAAAACTGGAATCAACCACCGGCTTGGTAAAAATATGATTGGAGCATTCTACCAACCACAATGTGTGCTTGTAGACACTGACACTTTGAATACATTACCGGATCGAGAATTAGCATCAGGGCTTGCAGAAGTCATTAAATATGGGCTTATTCGAGATGCCAAATTTTTTGAATGGCAGGAAAACAACATGCAGGCTCTCATGGCAAG GGATCCCAGAGCATTTACTTATGCTATCAAGCGGTCGTGCGAAAATAAGGCTGAGGTTGTGTCCCTAGATGAGAAGGAAAGTGGATTGAGGGCAACATTGAACTTGGGTCACACTTTTGGTCAT GCTATTGAGACTGGTGTTGGATATGGGCAGTGGCTTCACGGGGAAGCAGTTGCTGCTGGCACG GTCATGGCAGTTGACATGTCTTGCCGACTCGGCTGGATTGATGATTCATTGGTAAAACGGGTGTATGATATCTTTCAACGAGCCAAGTTACCCACAGCCCCTCCAGAATCCATGACTGTAGACATGTTTAAGTCTGTGATGGCG GTGGATAAGAAGGTAGCTGACGGTCTGTTAAGGCTTATTCTGTTGAAAGGTCCACTTGGCGGCTGTGTCTTCACTGGTGAGTACGATAGGCAGGCCCTTGACGACACGTTGCGTGCTTTTTGTAAGTCTTGA
- the LOC140804783 gene encoding F-box protein At4g35930-like, protein MGKVSPNERQSRSGRHKRKSKNSNNKYLKPGALAQLRNSKASASKSCMDLGKKRVGIVDSKHTGSYDADIFLNKDIDKSPEILSPERFEFAPGNGHSDVLNQNNLQRTPKTPCSEERVFESRLESLPIDLLVKILCNLHHDQLRAVFHVSEKIRKAVVIARQFHFNYTTPDRARQEVLKITTPLPTDHWPFVSKGGGKGMWIGSPRTPKAPKHGPRPPSRLKCTEMRQIAAVLFQGSSFSSKCLVPSLLPKPVCKSLASNRALFYEDELCQAVAQNNLL, encoded by the exons ATGGGGAAGGTGTCGCCAAATGAAAGGCAGTCCAGAAGTGGGAGACACAAAAGAAAGTCGAAAAATTCAAACAATAAGTATTTGAAGCCTGGGGCTCTTGCCCAGCTTAGAAATAGCAAGGCATCAGCTTCTAAGTCGTGTATGGACCTTGGGAAGAAAAGAGTCGGGATTGTAGATTCCAAGCATACTGGAAGTTATGATGCTGATATTTTTCTAAATAAGGACATTGATAAAAGCCCTGAAATTTTGTCACCCGAGAGGTTCGAGTTCGCTCCTGGAAATGGGCATAGTGATGTGCTTAATCAGAATAATTTACAGCGAACTCCAAAGACACCTTGTTCTGAAGAACGTGTTTTTGAGTCAAGGCTGGAGTCTCTTCCAATCGATTTACTG GTCAAAATACTTTGCAACCTCCACCATGATCAACTCAGGGCAGTTTTCCATGTCTCTGAAAAAATTAGGAAGGCG GTCGTTATAGCGAGGCAATTCCACTTTAATTACACCACTCCAGATAGAGCAAGGCAAGAGGTGCTAAAAATAACGACTCCACTACCGACTGATCATTGGCCCTTTGTGAG CAAGGGAGGTGGAAAAGGAATGTGGATTGGCAGCCCTCGCACACCCAAGGCACCTAAGCACGGTCCTCGTCCCCCTTCTCGTCTAAAATGCACGGAGATGCGCCAAATTGCTGCTGTTCTCTTCCAAGGATCCTCATTTTCTTCAAAATGCTTGGTGCCGTCACTTTTGCCGAAACCTGTCTGCAAATCCTTGGCTTCTAATAGAGCCCTCTTTTATGAGGATGAACTGTGTCAAGCCGTTGCACAAAACAATCTTCTTTGA
- the LOC140805951 gene encoding la-related protein 1C-like isoform X1 has product MATASNSERERFIASDIFVYEVSEDDGVTKNRVWNKPANGVAPDVGVVMGAESWPALSKSARADSSTDSLKEFSHGSLTPSKKMSVGSSSSLEDSSNHESPSHQTSIERGGGSLRHSSNVTANDSDSQAPNSHSSVVEASLFNPVKSSSSAGVSPRGNTHRDVAQRGGSYSGNEPHQPRGPFRRNNSGPQLQGNGSFNHNHGSKRDQERGKQDWSNNHRSFGSRAPQQRVASRPFIRGPISNAPIISPPPPPVAVRPYGPPVFYNDMPSFMYYAPGPHPGSLGHMPMVPFAPMFYHIPDPHLPSKIVSQIDYYFSDENLVKDTFLRQKMDVDGWVPINLIANFKKIRELADNVQLILDALRASNVVEIQGEKVRRKGNWKKWVMPPILYHTGSSSHSLNNSSLDILEKTAT; this is encoded by the exons ATGGCGACTGCTTCTAATTCTGAGCGGGAGCGATTTATAGCTTCTGATATTTTCGTTTATGAAGTAAGTGAGGATGATGGTGTAACCAAGAATCGGGTTTGGAACAAGCCCGCTAATGGTGTCGCTCCGGATGTTGGTGTGGTGATGGGGGCAGAATCTTGGCCCGCTCTCTCCAAATCAGCTCGTGCGGATTCTTCAACCGATTCTCTTAAAGAATTCTCTCATGGATCACTTACTCCGTCTAAG AAGATGTCTGTTGGTTCTTCGTCTTCACTAGAAGACTCTTCGAACCATGAATCTCCTAGCCACCAGACCTCTATTGAGAGAGGTGGTGGCAGCTTAAGACACAGCAGCAACGTAACAGCTAATGACAGCGATTCTCAAGCACCTAATTCACACAGTTCTGTAGTCGAAGCATCTCTGTTTAATCCAGTGAAATCCAGCAGCTCTGCGGGGGTATCTCCTAGGGGCAACACACATAGGGATGTTGCACAGAGAGGTGGATCTTACAGTGGGAACGAGCCACACCAGCCGCGTGGTCCTTTTAGAAGGAATAACAGTGGACCACAACTTCAAGGGAATGGTTCTTTTAATCATAACCATGGTAGCAAACGAGACCAGGAACGTGGGAAGCAGGATTGGAGCAATAACCATCGATCTTTTGGCAGCAGAGCACCCCAGCAGAGAGTCGCCTCTAGGCCTTTCATACGCGGTCCAATTTCAAATGCTCCTATTATATCTCCTCCACCGCCCCCTGTGGCTGTGCGGCCCTATGGTCCTCCAGTGTTCTACAATG ATATGCCATCTTTTATGTATTATGCTCCTGGACCCCACCCAGGTTCACTCGGGCACATGCCTATGGTTCCATTTGCACCAATGTTTTATCACATACCCGATCCTCACTTACCTTCCAAAATTGTGAGCCAGATAGATTATTATTTTAG TGATGAAAATTTGGTGAAGGACACATTTTTGCGCCAGAAAATGGATGTGGATGGATGGGTTCCCATTAACCTAATAGCAAACTTTAAGAAA ATTAGGGAGCTGGCAGACAATGTTCAACTTATACTGGATGCTTTACGAGCTTCGAATGTGGTGGAAATACAG GGAGAAAAAGTGAGGAGGAAGGGTAATTGGAAGAAATGGGTAATGCCACCCATTCTGTATCATACAGGATCGAGTTCTCACTCGCTCAATAATTCTAGTCTGGATATACTTGAAAAAACAGCCACGTAG
- the LOC140805951 gene encoding la-related protein 1C-like isoform X2, with amino-acid sequence MATASNSERERFIASDIFVYEVSEDDGVTKNRVWNKPANGVAPDVGVVMGAESWPALSKSARADSSTDSLKEFSHGSLTPSKMSVGSSSSLEDSSNHESPSHQTSIERGGGSLRHSSNVTANDSDSQAPNSHSSVVEASLFNPVKSSSSAGVSPRGNTHRDVAQRGGSYSGNEPHQPRGPFRRNNSGPQLQGNGSFNHNHGSKRDQERGKQDWSNNHRSFGSRAPQQRVASRPFIRGPISNAPIISPPPPPVAVRPYGPPVFYNDMPSFMYYAPGPHPGSLGHMPMVPFAPMFYHIPDPHLPSKIVSQIDYYFSDENLVKDTFLRQKMDVDGWVPINLIANFKKIRELADNVQLILDALRASNVVEIQGEKVRRKGNWKKWVMPPILYHTGSSSHSLNNSSLDILEKTAT; translated from the exons ATGGCGACTGCTTCTAATTCTGAGCGGGAGCGATTTATAGCTTCTGATATTTTCGTTTATGAAGTAAGTGAGGATGATGGTGTAACCAAGAATCGGGTTTGGAACAAGCCCGCTAATGGTGTCGCTCCGGATGTTGGTGTGGTGATGGGGGCAGAATCTTGGCCCGCTCTCTCCAAATCAGCTCGTGCGGATTCTTCAACCGATTCTCTTAAAGAATTCTCTCATGGATCACTTACTCCGTCTAAG ATGTCTGTTGGTTCTTCGTCTTCACTAGAAGACTCTTCGAACCATGAATCTCCTAGCCACCAGACCTCTATTGAGAGAGGTGGTGGCAGCTTAAGACACAGCAGCAACGTAACAGCTAATGACAGCGATTCTCAAGCACCTAATTCACACAGTTCTGTAGTCGAAGCATCTCTGTTTAATCCAGTGAAATCCAGCAGCTCTGCGGGGGTATCTCCTAGGGGCAACACACATAGGGATGTTGCACAGAGAGGTGGATCTTACAGTGGGAACGAGCCACACCAGCCGCGTGGTCCTTTTAGAAGGAATAACAGTGGACCACAACTTCAAGGGAATGGTTCTTTTAATCATAACCATGGTAGCAAACGAGACCAGGAACGTGGGAAGCAGGATTGGAGCAATAACCATCGATCTTTTGGCAGCAGAGCACCCCAGCAGAGAGTCGCCTCTAGGCCTTTCATACGCGGTCCAATTTCAAATGCTCCTATTATATCTCCTCCACCGCCCCCTGTGGCTGTGCGGCCCTATGGTCCTCCAGTGTTCTACAATG ATATGCCATCTTTTATGTATTATGCTCCTGGACCCCACCCAGGTTCACTCGGGCACATGCCTATGGTTCCATTTGCACCAATGTTTTATCACATACCCGATCCTCACTTACCTTCCAAAATTGTGAGCCAGATAGATTATTATTTTAG TGATGAAAATTTGGTGAAGGACACATTTTTGCGCCAGAAAATGGATGTGGATGGATGGGTTCCCATTAACCTAATAGCAAACTTTAAGAAA ATTAGGGAGCTGGCAGACAATGTTCAACTTATACTGGATGCTTTACGAGCTTCGAATGTGGTGGAAATACAG GGAGAAAAAGTGAGGAGGAAGGGTAATTGGAAGAAATGGGTAATGCCACCCATTCTGTATCATACAGGATCGAGTTCTCACTCGCTCAATAATTCTAGTCTGGATATACTTGAAAAAACAGCCACGTAG